Proteins encoded together in one Lathyrus oleraceus cultivar Zhongwan6 chromosome 5, CAAS_Psat_ZW6_1.0, whole genome shotgun sequence window:
- the LOC127088029 gene encoding probable E3 ubiquitin-protein ligase RHA4A yields MNIRKNDVMMSSVPQTANSSPPPPNMYPEELQLKLYQAFIFSIPILFSIILFLLFYLFYLKRRASSFSPHLLPRIHPPTTYRYYSSNSSPRRLDFAVQFLDKLPRILFDEDLQARDSICCVCLGEFELKEELQLIPNCKHVFHIDCIHHWLQTNSTCPLCRCSIIPTTTKFLNPPPPINIIISDPPHQGPMDSDSPLQISSLEDEAAGASTNVVSRE; encoded by the exons ATGAATATAAGGAAAAATGATGTGATGATGAGTAGTGTTCCACAAACTGCAAATTCTTCTCCTCCTCCTCCAAATATGTATCCAGAAGAACTTCAACTTAAGCTTTATCAAGCTTTCATATTTTCAATTCCTATACTTTTTTCTattattctttttcttcttttttacTTGTTTTATCTCAAGAGAAGAGCTTCTTCTTTCTCTCCACACTTGCTTCCAAGGATTCATCCTCCAACTACCTATCGTTATTATTCCTCTAACTCCTCA CCTCGTCGTTTGGATTTTGCTGTGCAATTCTTGGACAAACTTCCTAGAATTTTGTTTGATGAGGATTTACAAGCAAGGGATTCAAT ATGTTGTGTTTGTTTGGGAGAATTTGAGTTGAAAGAAGAGTTGCAACTGATTCCAAATTGCAAGCATGTGTTCCACATTGATTGCATACATCATTGGCTACAAACAAATTCAACTTGTCCACTTTGTAGATGTTCCATCATTCCCACTACAACCAAGTTCCTTAATCCACCACCTCCTATTAATATTATAATATCAGACCCACCACATCAAGGTCCTATGGATTCTGATTCTCCATTACAAATTTCATCATTAGAAGATGAAGCTGCTGGTGCTTCCACAAATGTTGTGTCAAGAGAATGA